The following proteins are co-located in the Pseudomonadota bacterium genome:
- a CDS encoding MFS transporter: protein MDYLRFISQHRRFLAFGMVVALFSSFGQTYFIGLFSAEIRATFSLSHGDFGLIYSLASLAAGVCLMWLGGFVDRLDLRLWIAILGVAAVGACIVMGVASSVVVLGIALFLLRLSCQSLLAHTYMTSMARYFDSGRGKAISIAMLGHPLGEAVLPLVSVALMAALGWRGAWLVYAGVGAALFFPLLMWLLRGHGERHRSYLARMAEPSASSRETGRQWTRGEVLRDVRFYLIQIALMAPPFMFTGLLIHQVHMAEAKGWSLAWLATCFSVYAATSIASSLTMGPLIDRIGATRIAPHALLPIVVSMLALALSSHPAATMVFMAGLGLSMGIVFTAFTAIWAELYGVRHLGAIRSVVMSLMVLVSAIAPAIMGWLFDAGVTVETLAVIFAVWAFAGWLLLLIVIRRWKASPIELGTA, encoded by the coding sequence ATGGATTACCTCCGTTTTATCAGCCAGCACCGACGGTTCCTCGCCTTCGGCATGGTGGTGGCGCTGTTCTCAAGCTTCGGGCAGACCTATTTTATCGGCCTGTTCAGTGCCGAAATCCGCGCCACATTTTCTCTCTCGCATGGCGATTTCGGCTTGATCTATTCTCTGGCTTCCCTGGCCGCTGGCGTTTGCCTGATGTGGCTGGGCGGCTTTGTCGACCGCCTCGACCTCCGCCTGTGGATCGCGATCCTCGGCGTTGCGGCGGTCGGCGCATGCATTGTCATGGGTGTGGCGTCATCGGTTGTGGTCTTGGGCATCGCGCTGTTTTTGCTGCGCCTCAGTTGCCAGAGCCTGCTTGCCCATACCTACATGACTTCGATGGCGCGCTATTTCGATAGCGGGCGCGGCAAAGCGATTAGCATTGCCATGCTTGGCCATCCTCTCGGCGAGGCGGTGCTTCCGCTCGTCTCGGTCGCCTTGATGGCGGCGCTCGGATGGCGCGGTGCGTGGCTGGTCTACGCCGGTGTCGGTGCGGCGCTGTTTTTTCCGCTTCTGATGTGGCTGCTTCGCGGCCATGGCGAGCGCCACCGGAGTTATTTGGCGAGAATGGCCGAGCCGTCCGCCTCGTCGCGCGAAACTGGCCGCCAATGGACGCGCGGCGAAGTCCTGCGCGATGTGCGGTTTTATCTCATTCAAATCGCTTTGATGGCGCCACCCTTCATGTTCACTGGCCTGCTTATTCACCAAGTTCATATGGCCGAGGCCAAGGGCTGGTCGTTGGCCTGGCTGGCGACCTGTTTTTCCGTCTATGCCGCAACATCGATTGCCAGTTCCCTGACGATGGGCCCGCTGATTGACCGCATCGGCGCCACCCGGATCGCACCGCACGCGCTGCTACCGATCGTGGTTTCGATGCTGGCTCTTGCGCTTTCCAGCCACCCGGCGGCGACAATGGTGTTCATGGCCGGGCTAGGTCTCAGCATGGGTATCGTATTTACCGCGTTTACGGCGATCTGGGCCGAGCTCTACGGGGTGCGCCATCTCGGCGCCATTCGCTCGGTGGTGATGTCATTGATGGTCCTGGTCAGCGCCATCGCGCCGGCCATTATGGGCTGGCTGTTTGATGCCGGCGTGACGGTGGAAACGCTGGCGGTTATTTTCGCCGTCTGGGCGTTTGCCGGATGGCTGCTGCTGTTGATCGTGATCCGGCGCTGGAAGGCGTCGCCGATAGAACTCGGCACAGCCTGA
- a CDS encoding M14-type cytosolic carboxypeptidase — protein sequence MKISSAFDGGNIICRECSDPSDIRLEIRNDQDSEFFQWFYFRLSGAKGKDCALKITNAGAASYARGWENYRAVASYDREDWFRVATEYDGTKLIIHHRPERDSVFYAYFAPYSMERHHDLLARTLDSPLAALETLGETVDGQQIDLLSIGAPGPGKRPLWAIARQHPGETMAEWWMEGFLERLLDSDDAVARAVLEKAVFHIVPNMNPDGSRRGHLRTNAAGINLNREWQEPSRETSPEVYWVRQRMEEVGVDFCLDVHGDEAIPHNFIAGPEGVPSFSKRQGKLLGAYKSALLQANPDFQVSHGYPANKRGAANLKIGANWIAERFSCLAMTLEMPFKDVADGSEQRQGWSPARSRALGRSNLDAIYAVLDDLR from the coding sequence ATGAAGATCAGCAGCGCCTTCGATGGCGGAAATATTATCTGCCGCGAATGTTCCGACCCGTCGGACATTCGGCTGGAGATTCGCAACGATCAGGATTCGGAATTTTTTCAGTGGTTCTATTTTCGCTTGAGCGGCGCCAAGGGGAAGGACTGCGCTCTGAAAATCACCAATGCGGGCGCCGCCTCCTATGCGCGCGGTTGGGAGAATTACCGCGCCGTCGCCTCTTACGACCGTGAGGATTGGTTCCGGGTTGCCACCGAGTATGACGGCACCAAGCTCATCATCCACCATCGCCCGGAGCGCGACAGCGTCTTTTACGCCTATTTTGCGCCCTATTCGATGGAACGGCATCACGATCTTCTGGCCCGCACCCTCGATTCGCCCCTCGCCGCTCTGGAGACCCTGGGCGAGACAGTGGACGGACAGCAGATCGATCTGCTGAGCATCGGCGCGCCTGGGCCGGGAAAGCGCCCGCTCTGGGCGATCGCGCGCCAGCATCCCGGCGAGACGATGGCGGAATGGTGGATGGAAGGTTTCCTCGAACGCCTGTTGGACAGCGACGATGCAGTGGCGCGGGCTGTGCTGGAAAAAGCCGTATTTCATATTGTCCCCAATATGAACCCGGATGGCAGCCGGCGCGGACATCTGCGCACCAATGCAGCGGGCATCAATCTAAATCGCGAATGGCAGGAACCGAGCCGGGAGACAAGCCCGGAAGTCTATTGGGTGCGCCAGCGCATGGAAGAAGTGGGTGTGGATTTTTGCTTAGACGTGCATGGCGACGAGGCGATCCCGCATAATTTCATCGCCGGGCCGGAAGGTGTGCCGTCGTTCTCCAAGCGCCAAGGCAAATTGCTCGGCGCCTATAAGAGTGCGTTGCTACAGGCCAATCCTGATTTTCAGGTCAGTCATGGCTATCCGGCCAACAAGCGCGGCGCCGCTAACCTGAAAATCGGCGCCAACTGGATCGCCGAACGCTTCAGTTGCCTGGCGATGACCTTGGAAATGCCGTTCAAAGATGTGGCCGACGGCAGCGAACAGCGCCAAGGCTGGTCACCGGCGCGAAGCCGCGCGCTCGGTCGCTCAAACCTCGATGCCATCTACGCGGTGCTGGACGACCTACGCTGA